The Candidatus Polarisedimenticolia bacterium genome window below encodes:
- a CDS encoding class I SAM-dependent methyltransferase has protein sequence MTLDAPPEPCGSDEERVEHDRLQRLDETYSSSPYYQRIWLTESLASRLMAERKWALIASVLLEEGLDVRSARILDLGIGSGRDSAGFKVLDARPDRFVGLDFLELRARKAHQLNPWMSTIVGDAGNLPFPGNRFDLVYQSTMLSSVLQAGRRERILREIGRVLVPGGLFLSYDTRYRNPWNPHTRPLRAAGFRHAFPGWHIKAWSTTAIPQLQRALAPISPWACRLLEGVPFLRSHLLVAVRKA, from the coding sequence ATGACCCTGGACGCCCCCCCCGAACCGTGCGGGAGCGACGAGGAGCGGGTCGAGCACGATCGGCTGCAACGGCTCGACGAAACCTACAGCTCCAGTCCCTACTATCAAAGAATCTGGTTGACGGAAAGCTTGGCGTCCCGGCTGATGGCCGAGCGGAAGTGGGCCCTGATCGCGTCCGTGCTCCTGGAGGAGGGTCTGGACGTCAGGTCGGCGCGGATCCTGGATCTCGGAATCGGTTCGGGCAGGGACAGCGCCGGGTTCAAGGTTCTGGATGCACGGCCCGATCGGTTCGTGGGACTCGATTTTCTCGAGTTGCGCGCCCGCAAGGCTCACCAGTTAAATCCCTGGATGAGTACCATCGTCGGGGATGCGGGCAACCTTCCCTTTCCCGGAAATCGCTTCGACCTGGTGTACCAGTCCACGATGCTGTCGTCGGTCCTGCAGGCGGGAAGGCGCGAGAGGATTCTCCGGGAAATCGGGCGCGTTCTGGTCCCCGGTGGGCTCTTTCTCTCCTACGACACGCGCTATCGGAACCCGTGGAACCCGCACACGCGCCCGCTGCGAGCCGCTGGATTCAGGCACGCCTTCCCCGGCTGGCACATCAAGGCGTGGAGCACCACGGCCATACCGCAGCTGCAGCGCGCCCTGGCGCCGATATCTCCTTGGGCGTGCCGACTCCTGGAAGGCGTTCCGTTCCTGCGCTCCCATCTCCTGGTCGCTGTGAGAAAAGCGTAG
- the gmk gene encoding guanylate kinase, producing MKPAGKSRDRGVGQKGGARGSVFVISAPSGAGKTTLCKRLLDEDRDIAFSVSTTTRPPRDGEKDGIDYHFVGRPEFERRREQGEFVEWAVVGGHLYGTSARSVQEAAERGQDILLDVDTQGAMSIRRLIPEAVLIFVLPPGRAALRVRLEKRGTDAPEEVARRLGLARGEVEKCPAYDFVIVNDDLEEAYRLLRAVVTATRCSQKRQAARVEAILREFSAEG from the coding sequence ATGAAGCCGGCGGGGAAGAGCCGCGACCGCGGAGTCGGCCAGAAGGGGGGCGCGCGGGGGAGCGTCTTCGTGATCTCCGCCCCTTCGGGCGCCGGAAAGACGACGCTCTGCAAGCGACTTCTGGATGAGGACCGGGACATCGCCTTCTCCGTGTCGACGACGACGCGTCCGCCCCGCGACGGGGAGAAGGACGGGATCGACTACCACTTCGTGGGCCGCCCGGAGTTCGAGCGCCGCCGCGAGCAGGGGGAATTCGTCGAGTGGGCCGTGGTGGGGGGGCACCTCTACGGCACGTCCGCGCGGTCTGTGCAGGAGGCGGCGGAGCGCGGCCAGGACATCCTCCTCGATGTCGACACGCAGGGAGCGATGAGCATCAGACGGCTCATCCCCGAGGCCGTCCTGATCTTCGTCCTGCCGCCCGGCAGGGCGGCCCTGAGGGTCCGCCTGGAGAAGCGCGGAACCGACGCTCCCGAGGAGGTCGCGCGACGGCTCGGCCTGGCCAGGGGGGAGGTCGAGAAATGTCCGGCCTATGACTTCGTCATCGTGAATGACGACCTGGAGGAGGCCTACCGTCTGCTGCGGGCCGTCGTCACGGCCACCCGCTGCAGCCAGAAACGCCAGGCGGCGCGCGTCGAGGCCATCCTCCGGGAGTTCTCCGCCGAAGGTTAG
- a CDS encoding uracil-DNA glycosylase translates to MRRARQALRTRLEWLRLLGVDALPERAGATGSRRAAPSPDRRADDGTAGGLARAAVQAGLFGGLPGEAGVPAAKPRRGVRGGEPAVSPLASTRSPAAPDPAAALRLIRDDLGDCTRCGLSLKRTQIVFGVGSPSARLMFIGEGPGADEDLKGEPFVGRAGQLLTRIIESMGLKREEVYIANVVKCRPPENRTPLPDEIATCSPFLFQQVQAIRPRVIVCLGTPATQTVLGTRDTITRLRGVFRDLDGIRVMPTFHPAYLLRNPAAKREVWDDMKKVMAELKEAG, encoded by the coding sequence GTGAGGCGCGCGCGGCAGGCGTTGCGGACGCGATTGGAATGGCTCCGTCTCCTCGGAGTGGATGCCTTGCCGGAGAGGGCGGGCGCGACGGGCTCGCGCCGCGCGGCCCCGTCCCCCGATCGGCGCGCCGACGACGGCACGGCGGGGGGACTGGCGCGGGCCGCGGTGCAGGCGGGGCTCTTCGGCGGCCTGCCTGGTGAGGCCGGCGTCCCGGCCGCGAAGCCGCGGCGAGGTGTGCGCGGCGGAGAGCCGGCCGTCTCTCCTCTGGCTTCGACCCGATCGCCCGCGGCCCCCGACCCCGCGGCGGCGCTGCGCCTGATCCGGGACGACCTGGGCGACTGCACGCGCTGCGGATTGAGTCTCAAGCGGACCCAGATCGTCTTCGGCGTCGGCAGCCCGAGCGCCAGGCTGATGTTCATCGGAGAGGGCCCCGGGGCGGACGAGGACCTGAAGGGGGAGCCGTTCGTCGGGCGCGCCGGGCAGCTGCTCACGCGCATCATCGAGTCGATGGGGCTGAAGCGGGAGGAGGTCTATATCGCCAACGTGGTGAAGTGCCGTCCGCCGGAGAACCGTACGCCGCTCCCCGATGAGATCGCCACGTGCTCCCCCTTCCTGTTCCAGCAGGTCCAGGCGATACGCCCGCGCGTCATCGTCTGCCTGGGGACGCCCGCGACGCAGACGGTGCTCGGCACGCGGGACACGATCACGCGCCTGCGCGGCGTCTTTCGCGACCTCGACGGCATCCGCGTCATGCCGACGTTCCACCCCGCCTACCTGCTGCGCAACCCGGCCGCCAAGCGGGAGGTGTGGGACGACATGAAGAAGGTGATGGCCGAGCTGAAAGAGGCCGGATGA
- the lpxB gene encoding lipid-A-disaccharide synthase: MRRGPARVLIVAGEASGDLYGSLLMRAMGGAGQAVEFAGIGGPSMRSTGLQSLGDAGALGVTGFLEVLGSARAIWGAYRGAGRMLSAPDSRPDLALLIDYPDFNLRLARKARGAGVPVLYFVSPQVWAWRKGRIGQIAGTVDRMLVILPFEEEFYRRAGVPVEFVGHPLLDLVRVDRTRDQALRPLGLDPSRPVVAMLPGSRANELQAHLPAMLEAAVLLRDEFRDLQFVIPVAPTLDGGAIRARVASAFSRGSGGGRSGEGESWALIGENRYNVIAASDAAVVASGTATLETALLGVPLVVVYRMNALTYALARMLSDVPHIGMPNLIAGERVAPELVQSACTGARIAGELRRILTDPRAAEAMRRGLAGVRSRLGRPGAISRVAAAAWDMIHAGERARAPGAAARVEDAAGRR, from the coding sequence GTGAGGCGCGGCCCTGCCCGCGTCCTGATCGTCGCCGGGGAGGCCTCCGGGGACCTTTACGGCAGCCTGTTGATGCGCGCCATGGGGGGGGCGGGGCAGGCGGTGGAGTTCGCCGGAATCGGCGGTCCGTCCATGCGCTCGACGGGTCTCCAATCGCTGGGCGATGCGGGTGCTTTGGGCGTGACCGGTTTCCTCGAGGTGCTCGGAAGCGCCCGGGCGATCTGGGGAGCCTACCGGGGAGCCGGCCGGATGCTCTCGGCGCCAGACTCCCGACCGGACCTGGCGCTGCTCATCGATTATCCCGACTTCAACCTGCGACTGGCGAGGAAGGCGCGCGGGGCCGGCGTCCCGGTCCTGTACTTCGTCAGCCCGCAGGTCTGGGCCTGGCGCAAGGGCCGGATCGGGCAGATCGCCGGAACGGTGGACCGGATGCTGGTCATCCTCCCGTTCGAGGAGGAATTCTACCGCCGGGCCGGCGTTCCGGTTGAGTTCGTCGGCCACCCGTTGCTCGATCTGGTGCGGGTCGATCGCACCCGGGACCAGGCGCTGAGACCTCTCGGGCTCGATCCGAGCCGCCCGGTCGTCGCCATGCTTCCGGGAAGCCGCGCCAACGAGCTTCAGGCGCACCTGCCCGCCATGCTCGAAGCGGCGGTTCTCCTCAGGGACGAGTTCCGGGACCTCCAGTTCGTGATCCCCGTCGCCCCGACCCTGGATGGCGGGGCCATCCGGGCACGGGTCGCGTCCGCCTTCTCCCGTGGATCGGGCGGAGGCCGCAGCGGGGAGGGTGAGAGCTGGGCCCTGATTGGAGAGAATCGCTACAACGTCATCGCGGCCTCCGACGCCGCTGTGGTGGCCTCCGGAACGGCCACGCTCGAGACCGCCCTTCTGGGTGTGCCCCTGGTGGTCGTGTACAGGATGAACGCGCTCACCTACGCGCTGGCGCGGATGCTGTCGGATGTGCCCCACATCGGCATGCCCAACCTGATCGCGGGGGAGAGGGTGGCCCCCGAGCTCGTGCAGTCGGCGTGCACGGGGGCACGAATTGCCGGAGAGCTGCGCCGCATCCTGACCGACCCGCGGGCCGCCGAGGCGATGAGGCGCGGTCTCGCGGGGGTGCGCTCGCGCCTCGGCCGGCCGGGGGCCATTTCCCGGGTCGCCGCGGCGGCGTGGGATATGATCCACGCGGGTGAGAGAGCGCGTGCCCCGGGAGCGGCGGCGCGGGTCGAGGACGCGGCGGGACGCCGGTGA
- a CDS encoding UDP-glucuronic acid decarboxylase family protein, with protein MKPRAPRRAGRSVARRPPRVLITGGAGFLGSHLCDYFLTKGFEVVCVDNLLTGSTDNIAHIRNRSFSFIELDITNYIYIEGPVDYILHFASPASPRDYLEHPIQTLKVGSLGTHKALGLAKAKKATFLLASTSEVYGDPLEHPQKETYWGNVNPVGPRGVYDEAKRFAEALTVAYHSTHGIDTKIARIFNTYGPRMRLNDGRAIPAFMTQSLSGRPLTVFGDGSQTRSFCYIDDLVEGIYRLLLSPHHGPMNLGNPDELSLMEMARTIIRLTGARSRVVHRPLPTDDPRVRQPDISLAKQFLGWRPVVPLRKGLLNTIQHFKRRLRRVHRGGKSLNT; from the coding sequence ATGAAACCACGCGCACCCCGCCGTGCCGGCCGATCCGTTGCGCGCCGTCCCCCCCGCGTGCTGATCACCGGGGGTGCCGGCTTCCTCGGCTCACATCTCTGCGACTATTTCCTGACCAAGGGGTTCGAGGTGGTCTGCGTCGACAACCTGCTCACCGGCAGCACGGACAACATTGCCCACATTCGAAACCGCTCGTTCAGCTTCATCGAGCTCGACATCACCAACTATATCTACATCGAAGGCCCGGTAGACTACATTCTTCACTTCGCGAGCCCGGCCAGCCCGAGGGACTACCTGGAACATCCCATCCAGACGCTGAAGGTCGGCTCGCTCGGCACCCACAAGGCTCTCGGGTTGGCCAAGGCGAAGAAGGCCACCTTCCTTCTGGCCTCCACGTCCGAGGTCTACGGCGATCCTCTCGAGCATCCCCAGAAGGAGACCTATTGGGGAAACGTCAACCCGGTCGGGCCTCGTGGGGTCTATGACGAGGCGAAGCGGTTCGCGGAGGCGCTGACCGTCGCTTACCACAGCACGCACGGGATCGACACGAAGATCGCGCGTATCTTCAACACCTATGGACCCAGGATGCGCCTCAATGACGGGCGCGCCATTCCGGCCTTCATGACCCAGTCCCTTAGCGGCCGGCCTCTCACCGTCTTCGGCGACGGATCCCAGACACGATCCTTCTGCTACATCGACGACCTGGTCGAAGGCATCTACCGGCTTCTGCTGTCCCCGCACCACGGCCCGATGAACCTCGGCAACCCTGACGAACTGTCTCTCATGGAGATGGCCCGGACGATCATCCGGCTGACCGGCGCGAGGAGCCGCGTTGTCCACCGACCCTTGCCCACCGACGATCCCAGGGTGCGCCAGCCCGACATCTCCCTGGCGAAGCAATTCCTGGGATGGAGACCGGTGGTCCCCCTCCGGAAGGGCCTCCTGAACACGATCCAGCACTTCAAGCGGCGACTTCGCAGGGTCCATCGAGGCGGCAAGTCCTTGAACACGTAG
- a CDS encoding DNA-directed RNA polymerase subunit omega has product MISTASIGNKFEFISVAGERCRQLQRGARPRIETNAFKAVTVAMQEVIAGVIPYSYGPFPEEYPVEEVAEVTTEAYPGDGAVLDDHEPGR; this is encoded by the coding sequence ATGATTTCGACCGCATCCATCGGCAACAAGTTCGAGTTCATCAGTGTCGCAGGCGAGCGCTGCCGGCAGTTGCAGCGAGGCGCCCGGCCACGCATCGAGACCAACGCCTTCAAGGCGGTGACGGTCGCGATGCAGGAGGTGATCGCCGGCGTGATCCCGTACAGTTACGGCCCGTTCCCGGAAGAGTATCCCGTCGAGGAGGTGGCCGAAGTCACCACCGAGGCCTATCCGGGCGACGGAGCAGTCCTGGACGACCATGAGCCGGGGCGCTGA
- a CDS encoding phosphopantothenoylcysteine decarboxylase, with product MTAGPTREPFDPARFISNPSTGKMGFALAAEALRRGADVTLICGPTHLEAPAGVNLVCVATADEMFRAALNQAQGADLVLKAAAVADYRPEVRAPGKVKKDVLRRKARRESVADRAILLRLLPTPDILEELGRRKKPGQVLVGFAAETGDLESNALKKLRRKNLDLIVANRIGKEGEGFEADTNRALVIDRQGRTIELPLMPKEAMAAALLDLVEPLLPDRAGRSGAPGRTAS from the coding sequence GTGACCGCCGGGCCCACCCGGGAACCGTTCGATCCGGCCCGCTTCATCAGCAATCCGTCCACCGGCAAGATGGGATTCGCGCTGGCCGCCGAAGCGTTGCGGCGCGGCGCGGACGTGACCCTGATCTGCGGGCCGACCCACCTGGAGGCGCCTGCCGGGGTCAACCTGGTGTGCGTTGCCACGGCGGACGAGATGTTCCGGGCCGCGCTCAACCAGGCCCAGGGGGCGGACCTGGTGCTGAAGGCCGCCGCGGTCGCCGATTACCGCCCCGAGGTGCGCGCCCCCGGCAAGGTCAAGAAGGACGTGCTGCGCCGCAAGGCGCGAAGGGAGAGCGTCGCGGACCGGGCCATCCTCCTGCGCCTCCTGCCGACGCCGGACATCCTGGAAGAGCTGGGGCGGCGCAAGAAGCCGGGCCAGGTCCTGGTCGGATTCGCCGCCGAGACCGGCGATCTCGAGTCGAACGCCCTGAAGAAGCTCCGCCGGAAGAACCTGGATCTGATCGTGGCGAACCGGATCGGGAAGGAGGGGGAGGGGTTCGAGGCGGACACCAACCGCGCCCTGGTGATCGATCGGCAGGGAAGGACCATCGAGCTGCCGCTGATGCCGAAGGAGGCGATGGCGGCGGCGCTTCTCGATCTGGTCGAGCCGCTCCTGCCGGACCGGGCAGGTCGCTCCGGCGCCCCGGGGAGGACGGCCTCGTGA
- a CDS encoding YicC/YloC family endoribonuclease, translated as MSEPTRPIRSMTGFGQGAAERDGVRVDVELKGVNHRFLDVKMKLPAEAGLLEPALRSAVQERVSRGRIDVNVAMVSTRPSAYRVNLNRELVAGFLEAAADLKKEFRLKGSVGLEALLALPGAIAIQAERAGADVAAASLVPEALRQALARYDTMRAEEGRRLAADLRDHLAAIRESARRILAEARGLPEAYARRLKERLALLLEGERSPDESRLAQEVALLAGRVDITEELVRLQGYLDQADATLDRPGGPVGKTLDFIMQEMNREANTISSKAEALPICQEALRIKAEVEKIREQVQNLE; from the coding sequence GTGAGCGAGCCGACGAGACCGATCAGGAGCATGACCGGCTTCGGCCAGGGCGCGGCCGAGAGGGACGGCGTGCGGGTGGACGTCGAGCTGAAGGGGGTCAACCATCGCTTCCTCGATGTGAAAATGAAGCTTCCGGCGGAGGCCGGCCTGCTGGAACCGGCCCTGCGCTCGGCGGTCCAGGAGCGCGTGTCGCGGGGGCGGATCGACGTGAACGTCGCGATGGTCTCGACGCGTCCCTCCGCCTACCGGGTCAACTTGAACCGTGAGCTGGTGGCCGGCTTCCTGGAGGCGGCGGCCGATCTCAAGAAAGAGTTCCGGCTGAAAGGATCGGTCGGGCTCGAAGCCCTCCTGGCGCTGCCTGGAGCGATCGCGATCCAGGCCGAGCGGGCCGGCGCGGACGTCGCCGCGGCCTCGCTCGTGCCGGAGGCGCTGCGTCAGGCCCTCGCGCGGTACGACACGATGCGGGCGGAGGAGGGCCGCCGGCTGGCTGCGGACCTCCGCGACCACCTGGCCGCCATCCGGGAATCGGCGCGGCGCATCCTCGCCGAGGCGCGTGGACTGCCCGAGGCCTACGCCCGCCGCCTGAAGGAGCGCCTGGCGCTGCTCCTCGAGGGGGAGCGGTCGCCGGATGAATCGCGCCTGGCGCAGGAGGTGGCCCTCCTGGCCGGGCGCGTGGACATCACCGAAGAGCTGGTCCGGCTGCAAGGCTACCTGGACCAGGCCGACGCGACGCTCGACCGGCCCGGGGGACCCGTCGGGAAGACGCTGGATTTCATCATGCAGGAGATGAACCGCGAGGCGAACACCATCTCATCGAAGGCGGAGGCGCTGCCCATCTGTCAGGAGGCTCTTCGCATCAAGGCCGAGGTGGAGAAGATCCGGGAGCAGGTGCAGAACCTGGAGTAA
- a CDS encoding flavoprotein, giving the protein MTGPREILPAGGRPRIALGVSGGIAAYKSAEIVRGLVKAGAEVHVIMTAGGRQFITPLTLQTLSGQDVMSDQWDLSRGPDIQHISLTRGLDLLLVAPATADILAKFAHGIADDFLSTFYLAVSAPVLVAPAMNVWMWEHPATQANLAVLKARGVRVLEPQEGMLACGDEGIGRMADTETIVAAAIGTGKKKLRGRLKDAVSS; this is encoded by the coding sequence TTGACCGGCCCCCGGGAGATCCTGCCGGCCGGTGGTCGCCCCCGCATCGCCCTCGGGGTGAGCGGCGGCATCGCGGCCTACAAGTCCGCCGAGATCGTGCGCGGCCTCGTGAAGGCGGGGGCGGAGGTGCACGTCATCATGACCGCCGGCGGCCGGCAGTTCATCACCCCTCTGACGCTGCAGACGCTGAGCGGGCAGGACGTGATGAGCGACCAGTGGGACCTGTCCCGGGGACCCGACATCCAGCACATCTCTCTGACGAGGGGGCTGGACCTCCTGCTGGTCGCACCGGCGACGGCCGACATCCTCGCGAAGTTCGCGCACGGCATCGCGGACGATTTCCTGAGCACGTTCTACCTGGCCGTGAGCGCACCCGTCCTCGTCGCCCCGGCCATGAATGTCTGGATGTGGGAGCATCCGGCGACGCAGGCCAATCTCGCCGTCCTGAAGGCGCGCGGTGTCCGCGTGCTCGAGCCGCAGGAGGGAATGCTGGCCTGCGGCGACGAGGGGATCGGACGGATGGCGGACACCGAGACCATCGTCGCGGCCGCCATCGGGACGGGTAAAAAAAAACTCCGGGGTCGCTTGAAGGACGCCGTATCCTCGTGA
- a CDS encoding DUF374 domain-containing protein encodes MGDRRDILPVRERLSLWLGAVLASGLIRALRRFLRVSYVNDQVVRALHREGRPYVHAFYHDQLLMMTYSYLGQERGRRLAVLSSRHRDGEYVSRTLERFGHLMVRGSTGRGGAAGLKEMIRHLRAGRDAAFATDGPRGPRHQVQIGVIEAARLGKAPVVPVAFASSKKKPFDPGMPSRSRCLRPARCSSTVSRSASVSTPTGRPWKRSAGSCSRPSTA; translated from the coding sequence ATGGGGGATCGTCGTGACATTCTGCCCGTGAGAGAACGACTCTCCTTGTGGCTCGGGGCGGTCCTGGCGAGCGGCCTCATCCGCGCTCTCCGGCGATTCCTGCGCGTCTCGTACGTCAATGACCAGGTGGTGCGCGCGCTTCACAGGGAGGGCCGGCCGTACGTGCATGCCTTCTACCACGACCAGCTCCTCATGATGACCTATTCCTACCTGGGCCAGGAGCGCGGCCGGCGGCTGGCCGTCCTGAGCAGCCGCCACAGGGACGGCGAGTACGTCTCGCGCACGCTGGAGAGATTCGGGCACCTGATGGTGCGCGGCTCGACGGGACGCGGTGGCGCGGCGGGGCTGAAGGAGATGATCCGTCACCTGCGGGCCGGACGGGACGCGGCCTTCGCGACCGACGGTCCCCGGGGTCCCCGGCACCAGGTCCAGATTGGCGTCATCGAGGCGGCGCGTCTCGGGAAGGCACCGGTCGTGCCGGTCGCGTTCGCCTCCTCAAAAAAAAAACCCTTCGATCCTGGGATGCCTTCCAGATCCCGCTGCCTCCGGCCCGCGCGGTGTTCCTCTACGGTGAGCCGATCAGCGTCCGTTTCGACGCCGACCGGCAGGCCATGGAAGAGAAGCGCCGGGAGCTGCAGTCGGCCCTCGACCGCTTGA
- a CDS encoding polysaccharide biosynthesis tyrosine autokinase, translating into MPEMLPSADEKRDVHLLDYWRSIWRGRWTILSIFVVVFTLVVIGTFTQKPVYRAKATVEITPQSRKVSPMADVAELGATQYGWFAEERYFNTQYEIIKSRDVAKRVFDSLDLYNHPQFKKSDDPIGTLSEMIAVEPMKDTGIVEIILEGQNPEEAASWVNTVAEAYVDRNIDQAVEATSRAVKALLSEIAPLREKLEDTQRDTFEFAERANLYVPENQQKITNERLSTLQGELTETQVKKAELEGLLKQVEAVRQNHGSFESIQQISSDPVVQEMYHVKVGLEREFERLLVTYKDKHLLVLEKQKEIEGINQKIASEVERLISGLRSQKDLLTDRETKMIKAIDETRAESLQVNRKASSYEMVKGEATEAKRIYDLISTRVKEINLSSSLLNNNLRILDKAPVPRVPVRPRTALNLFIGLLLGLILGVGAVFFMDYMDNTIRSSEDVEQYLKLNLLAIVPKHAEGTQSAVKEAYQTLRTSLLFSRKSRSANLVLVTSAGPQEGKSITTLNVARTLATAGERVIIIDCDLRRPAIHQRLNLSRDGGITNYILSSGDDWRNYVKDTDQKNLYAVTCGPIPPNPADVFGHERFLALLKELRASFDWVFIDSPPVVSLADSMILASLVDMVVFVVRHNENDKELIRRCVMNVRRINPNVIGAVLNNVDLDRSHYKDYYYVGYYYYGESAGKKGRRRKGSAAIAAVSDAEVETKRSVG; encoded by the coding sequence ATGCCTGAAATGCTACCCTCCGCGGACGAGAAGCGAGACGTGCATCTTCTCGACTACTGGCGCTCCATCTGGCGCGGCCGTTGGACCATCCTGAGCATTTTCGTGGTCGTGTTCACTCTGGTTGTGATCGGCACCTTCACCCAGAAGCCGGTGTACCGTGCGAAGGCGACTGTGGAGATCACACCGCAATCGCGCAAGGTTTCTCCGATGGCGGATGTCGCGGAGCTCGGAGCAACCCAGTACGGTTGGTTCGCCGAAGAGCGCTACTTCAACACCCAGTACGAGATCATCAAAAGCCGCGACGTTGCGAAACGGGTCTTCGACAGCCTCGACCTCTACAACCACCCACAGTTCAAGAAGAGCGACGATCCGATTGGGACCCTCTCGGAGATGATTGCAGTGGAGCCGATGAAGGACACCGGAATCGTCGAGATCATCTTGGAGGGACAGAACCCGGAGGAAGCCGCTTCGTGGGTCAATACCGTCGCCGAGGCGTACGTGGATCGCAACATTGACCAGGCGGTCGAAGCGACCTCGAGGGCCGTCAAGGCGCTCCTGAGTGAGATCGCGCCGCTCCGGGAGAAGCTGGAAGACACTCAGCGGGACACGTTCGAGTTCGCTGAAAGGGCCAATCTCTATGTTCCGGAGAACCAGCAGAAGATCACCAACGAACGGTTGTCGACATTGCAGGGAGAGCTGACGGAGACGCAGGTCAAGAAGGCTGAGCTCGAAGGGTTGCTGAAGCAGGTCGAAGCGGTCCGGCAAAACCATGGGTCGTTCGAGAGCATCCAGCAGATCAGCAGCGATCCGGTCGTCCAGGAGATGTACCATGTGAAGGTCGGCTTGGAGCGTGAATTCGAACGCCTCCTTGTCACCTATAAGGACAAGCACCTCCTCGTTCTCGAGAAGCAGAAGGAAATCGAGGGAATCAACCAGAAGATTGCTTCGGAGGTGGAGCGCCTCATCAGCGGGCTCAGGTCGCAAAAGGATCTTTTGACGGACCGCGAAACCAAGATGATCAAGGCGATCGACGAGACGCGGGCCGAGAGCCTGCAGGTCAACCGAAAGGCTTCAAGCTACGAAATGGTCAAAGGCGAGGCGACCGAGGCCAAGCGCATCTACGATCTGATCAGCACCCGAGTGAAGGAGATCAACCTCAGCTCGAGCCTTCTGAACAACAATCTGCGCATTCTGGACAAGGCCCCCGTCCCCAGGGTGCCGGTGCGGCCGCGGACGGCTCTCAACCTGTTCATCGGCCTCTTGCTCGGCCTCATTCTGGGCGTCGGGGCGGTCTTCTTCATGGATTATATGGACAACACCATCCGGTCCTCCGAGGACGTGGAACAGTACCTCAAGCTGAATCTCCTGGCGATTGTTCCCAAGCATGCCGAGGGGACGCAGTCCGCAGTGAAGGAAGCCTATCAGACTCTGCGGACCAGCCTGCTGTTCTCCCGGAAGAGCCGCTCCGCGAATTTGGTTCTGGTCACCAGCGCCGGCCCCCAGGAGGGCAAGAGCATCACGACTTTGAACGTCGCCCGGACGCTGGCCACGGCCGGGGAGAGGGTGATCATCATTGACTGCGACCTGCGCCGGCCGGCCATCCACCAGCGCCTGAATCTCAGCCGCGACGGCGGGATCACGAACTACATCCTGTCGTCCGGCGACGACTGGAGGAATTACGTCAAGGATACGGACCAGAAGAACCTCTACGCTGTGACCTGCGGCCCCATCCCGCCCAATCCCGCGGACGTCTTCGGGCACGAGCGCTTCCTTGCCCTCCTGAAAGAGTTGCGCGCGAGCTTCGACTGGGTGTTCATCGACTCGCCACCGGTTGTCTCCCTGGCGGATTCCATGATCCTCGCCTCGCTGGTCGACATGGTGGTGTTCGTCGTCAGGCACAACGAGAACGACAAAGAGCTGATCCGGCGGTGCGTGATGAACGTCCGCAGAATCAATCCGAATGTAATCGGCGCCGTTCTTAACAACGTCGACCTGGACCGCTCGCACTACAAGGACTACTACTACGTCGGCTATTACTACTACGGGGAGTCGGCCGGCAAGAAGGGGCGCCGCCGCAAGGGCAGCGCGGCGATTGCGGCCGTGTCCGATGCCGAGGTCGAGACCAAGCGCTCAGTCGGGTAG